A genome region from Heliangelus exortis chromosome 12, bHelExo1.hap1, whole genome shotgun sequence includes the following:
- the PTPDC1 gene encoding protein tyrosine phosphatase domain-containing protein 1 isoform X2: MQLFSSSSRTVCPKQPQFLWKGAAPGLLAASPSLLVTMETAQPMLTSCWSRGKDAQHPATSPLGSLALRPAGRGCSVMQGSPRRRSAVRIFSDFFQGRRHSSSDPLLRVIQRRRSSAVEVLSSSTHRVMVAVSSLSPEELDATFPEKKRSSKRPTAKYTKVGEHLRHVIPSHLQCSVACGGRACKYENPARWSDQEQAIKGLYSSWITDNILAMARPSTELIEKYNIIEQFERSGIKTIINLQRPGEHASCGNPLEQESGFSYLPEAFMEAGIYFYNFGWKDYGVASLTTILDMVKVMAFALQEGRVAVHCHAGLGRTGVLIACYLVFATRMSADQAILFVRAKRPNSIQTRGQLLCIREFTQFLVPLRNVFACCEPKSHTVTLSQYLTRQRHLLHGYESRHLKHVPKLIHLVCKLLLDLAENRQVIEAELLDIPDLTAEIEKTVSQLMSSQLDSELGRQDSDTSDSSHTHSSTCENQDSLFSLGHENDPLWKRRNAEGLQPFTHHRRRLSYSDSDLRRTEFLLEQGETAWTVPAQILKCSKDKQNSEESSATEEQKPQLDLNKEALVRNTCMFWSQGKFNLDGQKGGSSLYPRRNSVREVQRSRTFSSGLASVHSTREPGMPAHNFSSEVGHRKDHKTHMYSRRCYVSEDSDSSSSSKVNFSIGYESQSGRDTSEAIPHIVLQSELSLEARRVLAAKALADINEFLGEDEVKQKVEMWQISFDSANGPYVYHTLKKVFKQTLEEKRKKLKEGTENPS; the protein is encoded by the exons ATGCAACTATTTTCATCAAGCAGCAGAACAGTTTGTCCCAAACAGCCTCAGTTCCTCTGGAagggagcagccccaggttTGCTGGCAGCATCTCCTTCATTGTTGGTTACCATGGAAACGGCTCAGCCCATGCTGAcgagctgctggagcagagggaaggatgCTCAGCACCCTGCAACTTCACCCCTCGGCAGCTTGGCTCTCCGAcctgctggcaggggctgctcagTCATGCAGGGCTCCCCCCGAAGGCGTTCGGCAGTGAGGattttcagtgactttttcCAGGGCAGGAGGCATTCCTCCTCCGATCCCCTGCTCCGTGTCATCCAGAGGCGCCGGAGCTCGGCTGTAGAGGTGCTCTCCTCATCGACTCACCGGGTGATGGTGGCCGTGTCCTCGCTCAGCCCCGAGGAGCTGGATGCAACTTTTCCGGAAAAAAAAC GGAGCTCGAAGAGACCGACAGCCAAGTACACAAAAGTGGGGGAGCACCTCCGGCACGTCATCCCCAGCCACCTCCAGTGCTCCGTGGCCTGCGGGGGACGCGCCTGCAAGTACGAAAATCCTGCCCGATGGAGCGACCAGGAGCAAGCCATCAAAGGGCTCTACTCCTCCTG GATAACAGATAACATATTGGCTATGGCTCGACCCTCAACAGAATTAATTGAGAAGTACAACATTATTGAACAGTTTGAAAG ATCTGGCATAAAAACCATAATTAACCTCCAGCGTCCTGGGGAGCACGCGAGCTGTGGGAATCCACTGGAACAGGAAAGTGGCTTCAGCTACCTCCCTGAGGCTTTCATGGAGGCTGGAA tttatttttataattttggaTGGAAGGACTATGGAGTGGCATCTCTCACGACTATCCTTGATATGGTAAAAGTCATGGCTTTTGCCTTGCAGGAAGGGAGGGTAGCTGTTCACTGCCATGCAGGACTTGGTCGGACAG GTGTTCTAATAGCTTGCTACTTAGTTTTTGCAACAAGAATGAGTGCTGATCAAGCCATCCTTTTTGTCAGAGCAAAAAGGCCAAATTCTATTCAGACTAGAGGGCAGTTGTTATGCATCAGAGAATTCACTCAGTTTTTGGTTCCCCTGAGAAATGTCTTTGCTTGCTGCGAGCCCAAGTCGCACACGGTGACACTGTCCCAGTACCTGACCCGTCAGAGACATCTGCTCCATGGTTACGAGAGCAGGCACCTCAAACACGTGCCAAAACTTATTCATCTGGTTTGCAAACTCTTGCTGGACTTGGCTGAAAACAGACAAGTGATAGAGGCAGAACTGTTAGATATACCAGACCTCACTGCTGAAATCGAGAAAACTGTTTCTCAGCTGATGTCCTCCCAGCTGGACAGTGAGCTGGGGAGGCAGGACAGTGACACCTCAGACTCCTCACACACCCACTCCTCCACTTGTGAGAACCAGGattctctcttctccctgggaCATGAAAATGATCCTCTTTGGAAAAGAAGGAATGCAGAAGGCCTGCAGCCTTTCACTCATCACAGAAGGCGTCTAAGCTACAGTGACTCAGATTTAAGGAGAACCGAGTTTCTTTTAGAACAAGGAGAAACTGCATGGACAGTACCTGCTCAGATACTGAAGTGCAGCAAAGATAAGCAGAACAGTGAGGAATCTTCTGCCACAGAGGAACAAAAGCCACAGTTGGATTTGAACAAAGAAGCACTAGTGCGTAATACATGCATGTTCTGGAGTCAGGGGAAATTTAATTTGGATGGACAAAAAGGTGGATCCTCACTTTATCCCAGAAGGAACTCTGTCAGAGAAGTACAACGCAGCAGAACCTTTTCTTCAGGTCTAGCATCTGTCCACAGTACCAGGGAACCTGGAATGCCAGCTCATAATTTTAGCAGTGAGGTTGGTCACAGGAAGGACCACAAGACTCACATGTACAGCAGAAGGTGCTATGTCTCCGAGGACTCtgattcttcttcttcttctaaagTGAACTTTTCCATTGGGTATGAAAGCCAAAGTGGCAGAGATACCTCAGAGGCCATTCCACACATTGTTCTGCAGTCAGAAT